In Candidatus Kryptoniota bacterium, the sequence TAAAGAATGATCCGGTGAAAGATGTGTTTAGCATATGCATTCCAAAATCACCAGAAGACTCTCTGGGCAGGATGAGTTGGGATGAAGTGGCAGCATTGGTCGCCGTGAAAGGGTACAGGCCGCTATTCAACTTGAGGAGCGGAAAGATAATTATTCATGACGACGGATCGAACGGCTGGGACTACAAAGGGCATGGACAGTATTATTTGACTCCGCGCGCAAGTGCAAAAGAGGTACAGGAGATAATCAACAAGTTGATGATGCACCAGCCAAACTAAGCCGCACCTCTTTGTGCTTATGGAAGTCAAGTCTGATTGAAATGTTTCTTGTTGGCATAGGATTTTCGTTTCTTCTAGAGCGAATTTTTAGATCGATGATTAAACGAACCAAGTTCGCGGGCGAAATACTAGTTGTCTCCCTCCTGGTGACGGCCTCGATACTCCTTATCGGATCCGACGATGCACAAGAAGATGGAAGGAACACATCTAGTGTCGTTCTTGGAGCGGCCAGCGTTCTCGACGGATATCGGGTCACGAGCCTCGATGATGTAACAGCTGCAATGAGAGAGTACGCGGAGACCGGCTTTAATCAGGCAGTGATAAGGATGTCTGGTGATCAAACGAGGGACAGCTGGATACTGAAGGAATGCGAAGCCGACAGCATCAAATTGGTCGCTTGGTTGCCCTCCGGGTACTACGGGGGATCCGATGACAGCTTGGCGAAGCCCTTGGAATATTTGACGCGATCGACTGCATTTACTGGATTAATTATGAAGGATGAACCTTCTGCCGCTGATTTCAAGGAGCTTGCGGGGATAAAGAACGCCTGCGAGACAATCATGCCGGCCGGTAAATTCGCAATAGCAAACCTGTTTCCTAACTATGCTACCACGGAGCAACTGGGCGTCAGCTCTTATGAACAATATGTATCTGAGTACGTTCGCATCGTGAGGCCGAAGGTATTGTGCTACGACCATTATCCCATTACCCGGGCCGTCAGAAACTCAAGGAGCTCAAAGGACCTGTTCAGATTCATGTCTAATCTGTCCGTTATACGTCAGGCTGCGTACCGGGCTAAGATCCCGTTTTGGAATGTGATACAATCGTGGGGCTATTTGGATAAGCCGGCGCCAAACCTTTTCGAATATCGATGGATGATGAACATGACTTTTGCGCTTGGTGGAAGAGGAGTAATAGCCTTTCCTTACAGGAATACGTATGATGAAGGTGAGGGTCCCGAGAAATGGAAAGACGCGCCAATCGCGTCGGATGGGAAAAGGACCTTTGAATACAACGTGGTGAAACAATGCAACTTTGAAATGCACGCATTTGATGAGGCCTTCTCACAATTCGAAAATGTCGGCGTATTCCTGTATCACCCTCCTCGCTATGTTTTGGATGCTCTGAAGGGTGACTATGTGAGAACCGACTACTCTCCGCTCAAGAATATATCTGGAAATGGGAGTGTGGTAGTCGGTTGCATGGATAGTAAAGATGGGAAGGGTCTTTATGTTGCCAATGCAAGCTTCGGCAAGGGAGCCGACGTACGAATTGATATATACGGTTCCCGGCAGTTCGAGATATGGGGCAAAACGGGCTTGGAGCAACGTGGCCTTGGAAATAAAGTGAATGTAAAACTTGAAAGAGGCGAGGCGAAGTTTATCCGTTTCAATGACCAGTCTCGACTTAAACTCGAGAAATTCTAAAAGGTAAATTCATCAGGTGAAGGTATGCAGAAAGACAGCAGACGTTCGATAGTTGTAGTGGGCAGCACGAACACCGACATGGTGATCAAAGTGCGAAACTTACCGGCTCCCGGCCAGACTGTTCTCGGGGGCGAATTCTTCATGAATCCCGGAGGCAAAGGCGCCAACCAGGCCGTTGCTGCTGCTCGCTTGGGCGGCAATGTTACTTTCGTGTGCAAAACCGGCAACGATGTATTTGGGAACAAATCAGCGCAGCTTTTTAGGGACGAAGGAATCAATACCAGCAATGTCCTCTCAGATGCTGATAACCCGTCGGGAGTTGCGCTCATTCTTATTGACGAGAACGGACAGAACTGCATCGCGGTAGCTCCCGGGGCAAATGGCGCAATGACGACCGGCGATTTAGGTGATGCCGTTGACGCCATCAAGGCTGCAGCAATAGTTTTGCTCCAATTGGAGATTCCTATCAATGTGGTCGAACATGTAATCCGAGTTGCTAGCTCCAGCAGGGTGATGACGGTCCTGAATCCTGCGCCGGCCCACCCATTGACGGATGAGCTTCTCAGGGCAACCTCAATTCTGACTCCGAATGAAACGGAAGCAGAGACTCTTACCGGTGTTCGTGTGGCAGACATCCAGTCGGCGGAGAAAGCCGCGCGGGTTCTTCATGATAGAGGGGTAAAGATCGTGATTATAACCTTGGGAGCCCAGGGCGCATTAGTTTTGGATCACGACAAGGTGGACTTAATTCCGGCCCCCAAAGTGACTGCTGTCGACACGACTGCAGCCGGAGACATATTCAACGGCGCGTTGGTAACGGCCTTGGCAGAGGGAAGTCCATTGAGAGATGCGGTCGCTTTCGCCTGTCGGGCGTCGGCCATTTCTGTAACGCGGTTAGGTGCTCAATCATCTGCACCGTATCGACGAGAGCTGAACGAACACTAAAACTTAGGAACGCTCTAGGCTCCGGAGATCCTAACCTGCAGAATGTCAGTTACTTCGTTCTCAATGAGCTCGGGCAAGCGACAAGTGAAACTTCAAAAGGTAGCGGCGTTTTCCGTATTCTTGGTCTTACTCACCCAGGTCTGTAAATTAAATCCCTTCTCCAAGGGGGTAAGCACGGACTGACTTCACGGTTCTAGACACGACAATGCCCTTAAGGTCTACCAGTACCGTGTTAACCTAAAACGCAACGAGGAATTTCGTCCTTGCGAAACCATCTAATGACTTTCGAGCAATTATTCGGGTCCAGGTCCTTTCAAACCAAA encodes:
- the rbsK gene encoding ribokinase, translating into MQKDSRRSIVVVGSTNTDMVIKVRNLPAPGQTVLGGEFFMNPGGKGANQAVAAARLGGNVTFVCKTGNDVFGNKSAQLFRDEGINTSNVLSDADNPSGVALILIDENGQNCIAVAPGANGAMTTGDLGDAVDAIKAAAIVLLQLEIPINVVEHVIRVASSSRVMTVLNPAPAHPLTDELLRATSILTPNETEAETLTGVRVADIQSAEKAARVLHDRGVKIVIITLGAQGALVLDHDKVDLIPAPKVTAVDTTAAGDIFNGALVTALAEGSPLRDAVAFACRASAISVTRLGAQSSAPYRRELNEH